The DNA window GCGGCCACAGAGGTCTGCAGCCACTTCATCCCGACCGGACAGGTGGTCACGTCCACGCGTGATCGCAACGGCAACACCCACAACGAGATTGCGAGCGACGGTCACACGCGGGTCAAGATTCCCGTTGTGCTGCTGGTCAACGCCTACAGCGCGAGCGCGTCCGAGATCACGGCGGGCTGCCTGAAAGACAGCCGGTCGGCCACCCTGGTGGGCGTCAAGACCTTCGGCAAAGGCTCGGTGCAGCAGCTCTACCCGTTGCCGGACAAAGGCGCTCTCAAGCTCACCGTGGCGCACTTCTACACGCCTCAAGGGCACGTCATCAACAAGGTGGGCGTGCAGCCGGACATCAACCTGCCGATGGAGGCCCGTCTCGTTGGGCACCCCGGCAAGGATGTCCAGCTCGACAAGGCCATCGAGATCTTGAAGACGGGGCACTGAGCCTCGTCTCAACAGGCTCGGTCTGCGCTGCGACGCGCTGCGTCGCAGCACACGCACGAGAGACGGTCGGGTTCGCGCCGTTCGAGGTCGCAGACCCGACCGTCTTCTTTCTCGAGGGGCATTGCCGCGGGCACGGTGAACCTGAGGCTCAGAGGGGCTTTACCACCAGTGTGCCGCGCATCATCTTCATGCCACAGGTGAACGCGAAGGTGCCTGGGCGTCTGGGGACGATGGAGACCACGACCGGGCGCTTCAGAGGCAGCTCTCGTCGAATCGAGAAGTCGGGTATCAGAAGCGTCTCGCCGCATGGGCTGTCGCTCTCGCGAACAAACGTGATGCGCAGAGGCTGACCCGCGGTGGCCTCGATGCGTTCGGGTTCGTATCCCAGGTCGGTGACCTTGACGGTGATCTGTCGAATGGGCGTTGCGTGGGCCGAGAGCCCGCACGCGAGGGTGAATGACAGCAGCATGCAAGCCAGCATGGTCTTCATGGCGAGGAGATCTTCGCGCTCGACGGGCCGAGCCCCCCCTGTCGCGTTATGGTTATTGTGTGGAGAGCCGTGGGTACACACTTCCTGCGCGACTTCCGCTCCGGAGGCCTCGCGCGAAACCATCTCGATGGAGACAACCCACATGGCTCATATGTATGTGACCCTGCCCAAGATCTCGGTCGATCAGCGAGACGCGCTGGTGAAGAACCTCACGGAGACCATGGTCAACGTGCTCGGACTGTCGTCGGAGGTGCGCAGGCGCCTCTCGATCCGCCTCGATCCGTATGAGGCTCGTGACGTTGCGCGCGATGGCCGCCCCCTCGACGTGAGCGAGCACCCGCTGACGCACATCGACGTGTTCATCACCGAGCTGCCCTTCGATCAGAAGCGCGAGCTGGTGCGCCACCTGACCACCGCACTGTGCGACTCGCTTGGATATCGCTCGGAGCAGCGCGAGGACGTGTTCATCACGTTCCACCAGTTCCGTCCCGAGAACATCGCCGTGGGCGGTCACCTGGTGGCTGAGCTGACCATGGTGTAGCCACGGGGGTCTGGCGGATGGCGCGCTCTTCGGTGGTGCGCTTCTGACCTGGCTTCACACCTCGCGGGCGTTCACGCCCGCGAGGCGTAGAACCGCCTTCCACTCGCTGGCGGTCACCGGCTGCACGGAAAGCCGCTGGCCTTTGCGCAGCAGCTGCATCTCGGCCAGCGCGGGCGCCTCGCGCAGGCGCGCAAGCGTCACCGGTTCATCGAGCCGCCGCACCGCCTGCACCGCAACGCAGAACCAGCGCGGTGATTCCGAGGGGCTCTTCGGGTCGAAGTACTTCGACTCGGGGTCGAACTGCGAAGGGTCTGGGTACGCCGCCTTCGCCACGCGCGCAATGCCCACGATGGCCATGGGGTCCTGGCGCGAGTGGTAGAACAGCACCCCGTCGCCGATCTGCATGTCGTCGCGCATGAAGTTGCGCGCCTGATAGTTTCGCACGCCATCCCACGGCGTCGTGCGGTCAGCGCTGCGTTCGAGATCGTCCCACGAGAACACATCGGGTTCGGTCTTCATGAGCCAGAATCTACGTGCCATCGCGATGCTCCTCGAGAAAGTCGGCGGCGGTGTCGACAGCCGCGCGCAGCGCGTCGAAGCGCTTGGGGAAGAAGTGCCCGCCATCGGGAACGACCTGGAGCAGCGCGGGGCAGGGGAGTCGGTCGATCAGCAGCCGCACCACGGTCTCCGCGCCGAACTCGTCGCCCGCGCCCTGGACAACGGCCACGGGCTTGCTGCTCTCGGTGAGCCACGAGAAGTCGGTGGCATTCACGGGAATGCCCACACCGATCAGGCCGTCGACCCGAGGATCGCGCATGCCGATCTGCAGCCCCACGCGGGAGCCGAACGAGAACCCGCCCACCCAGCAGCGCGTGCCGGGGAAGCGCGTCAGCAGCGCCTCGAGGGCTGCTTGCGCGTCGTCGGCCTCGCCGCGCCCGGCATCGTACGTCCCCTCGCTGCGCCCCACGCCGCGGAAGTTGAAGCGCAGCACGGCGAGCCCTCGCTCGCGTAGCGCGCGTGCAGTGTGATACACCACGTTGTTGTGCATGGTGCCGCCATGCAGCGGGTGCGGATGGCAGACCAGCGCAACGCGGCTCACGGGCCCCTCGGGGATGTTGAGGAGGCCCTCGAGACGCCCCGCGGGCCCGGTCAGCTCGACGCTCTCGATGGTCGTGCTCATCGCGCGCCCTTCAAGTGCGTGAGGAACGCACGTGTGGAGAGACTCCGAGCCGCGCAGATCACGGTGCGACCCCGCTGATCTGGAGCAGCAGGACCCGGGGCTTTGGCTTGTCCATCTCGAGCATGAAGATGCGCTGCCACTCGCCCAGGGCGACGCTGCCATCGACGACGGGGAGCACCAGCGACGCCCCCAGCACAAGGGTCTTCAGGTGCGCGTGGGCGTTCCGACCGTGGTCTGCCACCAGGTTCTCGGTCCGGATCTCGAAGTTGTCGTGACGGTAGTCGGCCTGTGACGACGCGATTCGCTCGAGGAAGTCGGCGATGTCGAGATGCAGCAGGGGCTCGTCCTCGTTCACGACTACGGCGGCAGTGGTGTGACGGCAGAACACCGTCAGCTGTCCTTGCGCAATCGTCGAAGCCGTCACTGAATCGATCACCGATTCGGTGATATCGACGAGGCCTGGGCTCGTGGGCGCCTGCACGCGCAGGCGCTCGGTCACGATGGTCATCGTGCCGCGTGTCGGCGCCCCCGCGCGCTCGCGTACGATCACGTTCGGCGCGGGGCTCCCAGCGGTCTC is part of the Pseudomonadota bacterium genome and encodes:
- a CDS encoding EVE domain-containing protein, yielding MARRFWLMKTEPDVFSWDDLERSADRTTPWDGVRNYQARNFMRDDMQIGDGVLFYHSRQDPMAIVGIARVAKAAYPDPSQFDPESKYFDPKSPSESPRWFCVAVQAVRRLDEPVTLARLREAPALAEMQLLRKGQRLSVQPVTASEWKAVLRLAGVNAREV
- a CDS encoding alpha/beta fold hydrolase encodes the protein MAASPWASGSASSCSRWTSQSPGSCCSRSAGSHRDLRGSESLHTCVPHALEGRAMSTTIESVELTGPAGRLEGLLNIPEGPVSRVALVCHPHPLHGGTMHNNVVYHTARALRERGLAVLRFNFRGVGRSEGTYDAGRGEADDAQAALEALLTRFPGTRCWVGGFSFGSRVGLQIGMRDPRVDGLIGVGIPVNATDFSWLTESSKPVAVVQGAGDEFGAETVVRLLIDRLPCPALLQVVPDGGHFFPKRFDALRAAVDTAADFLEEHRDGT
- a CDS encoding YjbQ family protein, whose translation is MESQQMTTETAGSPAPNVIVRERAGAPTRGTMTIVTERLRVQAPTSPGLVDITESVIDSVTASTIAQGQLTVFCRHTTAAVVVNEDEPLLHLDIADFLERIASSQADYRHDNFEIRTENLVADHGRNAHAHLKTLVLGASLVLPVVDGSVALGEWQRIFMLEMDKPKPRVLLLQISGVAP